The sequence GGGTCTTCTGATCCTCGGTCGGATACAGCCGGTACCGGTACCTCCGTAGCATACGATAGGACCATGTTGATCCTCCGCTGGCATTAAGGTGAGCCGTGCGGTGTGAAAGTGAAGAAGGGGCTCCGCTTTCACCTCCCCCCTTGCAGAGGGAGCCCTCCCGCTCATGCCCCGCGAGCCCCGCAGAGGTAGAGCCGCCGGTCTGCTCACAGTGGCACGGCCTCCCGGCAGACGCGGTCCCTGATATACCAGTGCAGTCCCTTCTCGGTCACCACATCAACCTTACGGCCGAGCAGATCTTCCAGGTCCTGAGCAAGGGCGATGTGGTCAAGGAGGCTCCTTCCCGGCTCGAACTCGACGAGGAGGTCGAGGTCGCTTGCCGGAGTCTCCTCGCCCCGTGCCACCGAGCCGAAGACCCTGACCGTGCGGGCACCGTGCCTGGTCGCGATCATAAGGATCTCGTCTCTTCGTTCGAGCAGTTCAGTATGCAGACTCATTCAACCAGTTTCCTGCATCGATCTTATGGGGCAGGGAAATATAAGGGTTCGCCCGAGATGCGGTGAGATGGGGTTGGGGTATGATAGGGCTTCAATTCCTGCTGGAGATTTTGATATTCCCCTGCCATGTATTACAGTGTATGCCGGTGCGAAGCAACGATCAAGGTGGCCCTGGAGGTGAAGGGGAGGCTGGATAAGCTGAAGAAGTACCCCCGGGAAACATGCAACGAAGTGATCGATCGCCTCACCCGGGATGCGCTGGAGGAAGCCGCCGAAGAACTGGCGGATGAAGATATCCGCGATATTGAGGGGGCAATTGTGGGTATCAAGGCAGGGAGGGTTTACACGGTGGGAGAATTGATGAGGGAGCTGGAAATCGATTGAATGGCTATACGGCGATCAGGACGGAAAAAGACCCGTAAAGGCCTGAACCTGCACTCACGTTGGCAGGCATGGGAGCCGTTCGGTTTTCCCGGGGTTCGGTTGATCGATCGCCCCAGCCAGGAACAGGAACGGGGAGAAGGCGGGCTGGAACACTACCCGCCAGGCGATGAGCAGGTCAGAAGAAACTATTTATGTCCACCACTCACATTGAAATTTAATGAAACGATTTTCTGCCGTTGCAGCAGGGCGGGTTCAGAGAGTCGGATTCCGGGAGCACGTCTACAGAGAGACGTTTGACAAGGATATCTCTGGATACGTAAAGAACCTCGACAACGGCGAGGTCGAGATCGTCGCAGAGGGAAGTGAAGAGGATCTTCGCGCCCTCGTCGACAGGATCAATATCATCCGCTATCCGATCGCGGTCAAATCATTTGCTATCAAATGGCAGGAAGCAACCGGGGAGTTCACAAGTTTTGAGATCATTCGCGGAGATCTCCAGGAGGAACTGTTTGAGAGGGTTGATTTCGCCGGCACAATCATGTATCAGACGCTGGAGAATTCTGAACTGAGTTTGAAGAAACAGGATCAGATGCTGGAGAAGCAGGACCAGGGCCTCCAGTTACAGCATACGATGCTGGATAAGCAGGATCAAATGTTGGAGAAGCAGGACCGGATGCTTGATAAACAGGACCAGATGCTTGATAAACAGGACCAGATGCTTGATAAACAGGACCAGATGCTTGATAAACAGGACCAGATGCTTCAGATCGGGGTTGAGACAAAAGAAGAGATCGTCGGGCTCCGAAAGGATACCAGGAAGTACCTTGACGACGAATTTGCAGAGATCAAGAAGGAGCTTGCCGCCATCAAGGGTGCCCTTGCGAGAGCTGGCATCCAGGTGTGACTGATCCCCCTTCTCTCGCCGGGGGCATCCGGAGAACTGCCGACGTGGAATAGTGCTCTTTTCCAGTGGATTGCAAGGGATTTGAACACTGCTTACCTATCCCTGCCGCCTGCAGAGGGAATACTGCGCCATTCTGGTCTCTGCCCCCTCTAGCGGTAGATACTGCTATGGTCTCCTGCCTCCAGCACGAGGATGAGGAGGTGCTCATCCTCGAACGGCGAACTCGGTTCGGTACTCGCCCACCCGGCGCCCCGGAGAAGCCAGCCGGTTCCCTGATATGCCGATTTGGATCCCGGTGATGGCCCGGACGATCCGGCGGGAGCTTGCGGAGGTCCTGCCGGGCCCGGGTGGTTTGGGTGACCGTGGAGGTCATTCCTCTGCACCGAACTCCTTCCAGATCTCATCATCCCCTGAATAGACTCGCCCGCCCCGGATGTCCTCCCCACTCAGGGGCCCGTCATCGATGGCCATATCAAATATCATTGCAGGAGTCCTCTGGATGCCGTTTCAGGGCCTCCGGGCGTTCTTTTTTTGCCGCCGGCGTGATCCAGACAGTGGTGGCTGGCATGTTAACGGCTATAGGTTAGAATTATGCGGTCAGACGGCTGCCACGGAGGTCGGCAGGTTTGTTGCGCCGTGCCGTCCGGCTATCACGGGGGTCCCGGGCTGCATTCCCGGGCGCCTCTGCCGTCACAGGCATATCTGCCGGGAGCGGGGGATATACCTGCCTTCCCGGGCAGGTTCACCATTACAGATATCTTCGTTCCGCCCGCTCCATGTGGCCCGGTTTCAGAGGATGGAGAGCAAATCCCCGCACACGCGCTGGACGTCTGCCCTGTCCATCCCTGCATAACGTTCGTGTGCCGCATTCACCCGGGGAAGGTGTTCAATACAGTTTTTCAGGAAGTTGTATCGGTTGAGGTGCTCACCAAGGCACTCAATATCAAGTTCGTGTCCCCCATGTGCCGGATCGATGAGTGCAAGGATATCCGCATAATCCTTGACCAGTTTCCCCTCCTCCCAGACTTCATCGTGCGACAGACCATGTTCGAGCCGGTAAGAACGATCCCATGCGGCCTTCATCTTGAGTACTACAAGCATGGCGCGCGTCGGGATAGATATTTCTACCCCGCCTCGTATCCGTCTCCTTGTCGTGTTTCCGGAAAGGATCTCGAAGGTGAAGGGCACTTCCGGTTTGCCTTCAAAAGGTTGCGGAGCTTCCTGCGTAGCAAAATCCTGGATTATCTTCCCTGCAGGCGTCATCTTCGCGACGCTCTTTACGACGTTCATCTGACGCTCTGGCATAAAGTTGTGATCTGAACGGAGATAATGCATCAGGGTATGTCTGATGCGGCCGGTCGTTACCAGATCGATGTCAACCGAACCAAGATAGGGATTGTATGCATCCACTGCCCAGCCGCCGATGAGGATGACCTCAGGATTGTCCGGGTCTTCTCCCCGTGCATGGATCCACTCTGCAATTACCCTGAGTTCTGCAAGCGACCGTTCGATGATCTCCTGGCTTGGGCTATAGGGCGACATAGATGTCCACCATTGCTTTCGTCAGGTCCATCGCACTGTAACCCAGTCCCGCGAGGTCAAGCAGGGTCTGGGCAGGGGATGCGACGGTGATACCCTCTATCTCTCGGGTATCGGTAAATACATCCCTGTCCGGCGCATAAACCCAGGCCTGGATCCCGCCTCCGGACGGCTCACCGAAGAACTCCTCGAAGAGATCAAGATGTTTCTCTTCAAGGTAGAGACAGACTGCATCCTGGCGCACGGCATACCTGGTGTAAAGCCCGCCGGAGGTGTAGCCGGTAAAGGCAAACGGGATCTTCTGCCTCTCCAGCGTATATGAAATATCCCTTGCTGCCGGTATCGATTCGCTGAAGTCTATCGGCACTTCCGCAATCTTCAGGTTCTTCATCGGCCGCTCCCAGGCGATGCCATTGAGGAGTCTTTTTACATCGACGATCCGGACGTAACTGTCGTTTCTCTCCACGATCTTCTGCTCGATGAGCGTCCCGATGGTTTTGTGTGCCCAGCCGTAGGAGACACCCTCCCGTAGTGCCAGCTGCCGGATGGACGTGCTCTTCTCTTTGAGCAGGCGGGATACAACTTTCCAGGACTTCTCGGTGGTGATCCTGCTCTTCGATGGCCTGTACTCATGTTTGAGAGGCAGACCTGGGGTCCACGGGAGGTGAATCACCCGAATATTGAGTTCTTCGGCTAACTGCTCTTCCCGGGGGCGGATAGTTCTGGCGGCGATGACCAATACCATCTCCGGCAACCCCGGCCCCTTGTGGCGCCAGAGTTCCCGCAGGAGTTGCATCCTTGCGATCGTGTCAAGCGACGCGACTTTTGATACCACTTCGATGAGGTAGAACTGCTCACCTGCTTTGAGTATGATATCCGGCTGGAACGGGAGATCCTGGCT is a genomic window of Methanoculleus bourgensis MS2 containing:
- a CDS encoding nucleotidyltransferase family protein, producing MSLHTELLERRDEILMIATRHGARTVRVFGSVARGEETPASDLDLLVEFEPGRSLLDHIALAQDLEDLLGRKVDVVTEKGLHWYIRDRVCREAVPL
- a CDS encoding antitoxin VapB family protein; the encoded protein is MYYSVCRCEATIKVALEVKGRLDKLKKYPRETCNEVIDRLTRDALEEAAEELADEDIRDIEGAIVGIKAGRVYTVGELMRELEID
- a CDS encoding acylphosphatase; the encoded protein is MKRFSAVAAGRVQRVGFREHVYRETFDKDISGYVKNLDNGEVEIVAEGSEEDLRALVDRINIIRYPIAVKSFAIKWQEATGEFTSFEIIRGDLQEELFERVDFAGTIMYQTLENSELSLKKQDQMLEKQDQGLQLQHTMLDKQDQMLEKQDRMLDKQDQMLDKQDQMLDKQDQMLDKQDQMLQIGVETKEEIVGLRKDTRKYLDDEFAEIKKELAAIKGALARAGIQV